From Scophthalmus maximus strain ysfricsl-2021 chromosome 14, ASM2237912v1, whole genome shotgun sequence, one genomic window encodes:
- the LOC124851008 gene encoding LOW QUALITY PROTEIN: trichohyalin-like (The sequence of the model RefSeq protein was modified relative to this genomic sequence to represent the inferred CDS: substituted 3 bases at 3 genomic stop codons) — ERDREREERREREREREKREERETEREKREERRERETEREKREEREREREKNERERREREEREKRERREREREREREREREREREREREERETRDRERERDRERDERQRERERQRERERETERERERREREREKREEREREREEXERREREREKNERERRERERDREREERREREKRERREREREERETREREREREREREEXEREKRERERQRERREKREERERREREERERETEREKREERREREKRERRERERDREREERREREKRERREREREEXEREKRERERETEREKREERERREREEREREKNERERREREREREREERSERERERERDREREREEREREEREREREKREREEREREKREREEREREREKREREREERERERERERERREREERERERERREREREREREKRERDRERREREREREERERDRERQREQREREQRERERERRERQREREREKRETEREGDRERERERERDREREREKRQREREREEREREREERDREREREER; from the coding sequence gagagagacagagagagagaagagagaagagagagagagagagagagagagaagagagaagagagagagacagagagagagaagagagaagagagaagagagagagagacagagagagagaagagagaagagagagagagagagagagagaagaatgagagagagagaagagagagagaagagagagagaagagagagagaagagagagagagagagagagagagagagagagagagagagagagagagagagagagagagagagaagagagagagacgagagacagagagagagagagagacagagagagagacgagagacagagagagagagagagacagagagagagagagagagagacagagagagagagagagagaagagagagagagagagagaagagagaagagagagagagagagagagaagaatgagagagaagagagagagagagagagaagaatgagagagagagaagagagagagagagagacagagagagagaagagagaagagagagagagaagagagagagaagagagagagagagagaagagagagagacgagagagagagagagagagagagagagagagagagaagaatgagagagagagaagagagagagagagagacagagagagagaagagagaagagagaagagagagagagaagagagagagaagagagagagagagagacagagagagagaagagagaagagagaagagagagagagaagagagagagaagagagagagagagagacagagagagagaagagagaagagagagagagaagagagagagaagagagagagagagagaagaatgagagagagagaagagagagagagagagagagacagagagagagaagagagaagagagagagagaagagagagagaagagagagagagagagaagaatgagagagagagaagagagagagagagagagagagagagagaagagagaagtgagagagagagagagagagagagagacagagagagagagagagaagagagagagagagaagagagagagagagagagagagaagagagagagagaagagagagagagagagaagagagagagagaagagagagagagagagagagagaagagagagagagagagagaagagagagagagagagagagagagagagagagagagaagagagagagaagagagagagagagagagagagagaagagagagagagagagagagagagagagagaagagagagagagacagagagagaagagagagagagagagagagagaagagagagagagagacagagagagacagagagaacagagagagagagaacagagagagagagagagagagagaagagaaagacagagagagagagagagagagaagagagagacagagagagagggagacagagagagagagagagagagagagagagacagagagagagagagagagaagagacagagagagagagagagagaagagagagagagagagagagaagagagagacagagagagagagagagaagagaga
- the LOC118283170 gene encoding gamma-crystallin M2, producing MGKVVFFEDKNFQGRKHECSTDCADLRSYFSHCNSIKVESGCWVLYELPNYTGHQYIVNAGEYPDHQQWMGFNDSVSSCRSIKNVYGKSWKVKFYEKQDFGGQAAECGEDCPSIYEAFKLREFHSCVVTDGAWVLYEQPNYKGHQYFLERGEYPNYTDWGATSPAVGSFRMIKQF from the exons ATGGGGAAG GTTGTATTCTTCGAGGACAAGAACTTCCAAGGACGGAAGCACGAGTGCAGCACTGACTGCGCCGACTTGCGCTCCTACTTCAGCCACTGCAACTCCATTAAGGTGGAGAGTGGCTGCTGGGTTCTGTACGAGCTCCCCAACTACACCGGGCACCAGTACATCGTGAACGCTGGGGAATATCCTGATCACCAACAGTGGATGGGATTCAATGACAGCGTCAGCTCATGTCGCTCTATCAAAAAT GTGTATGGAAAGTCCTGGAAGGTCAAATTCTACGAAAAGCAGGATTTTGGAGGTCAAGCAGCAGAGTGTGGTGAAGATTGCCCATCTATTTACGAGGCCTTCAAGTTGCGGGAGTTCCACTCCTGTGTGGTGACGGACGGTGCGTGGGTCCTCTACGAGCAGCCCAACTACAAGGGACACCAGTACTTCCTGGAACGTGGCGAGTACCCCAACTACACAGACTGGGGCGCCACCTCCCCTGCTGTGGGATCTTTCCGCATGATCAAACAGTTCTAG
- the LOC118283169 gene encoding gamma-crystallin M3-like, which produces MSFSFLQIIFYEDRNFQGRSYECMTDCSDMTSYLSKCSSCRVESGCFVVYDRPNYLGNQYFLRRGEYSDYVAFGMSDSMRSCRLIPQHRGSYRMKIFERENFQGQSHELMDDCDNITERYRMSDCQSCNVMDGHWLMYEQPHYRGRMLYLSPGEYRNMRDAGYSSMRFSSVRRIMDSC; this is translated from the exons atgtctttttctttcctgcagATCATCTTCTACGAGGACAGGAACTTCCAGGGTCGCTCCTATGAGTGCATGACCGACTGCTCGGACATGACCTCCTACCTGAGCAAGTGCAGCTCCTGCCGGGTGGAGAGCGGCTGCTTCGTGGTCTACGATCGTCCCAACTACCTGGGAAACCAGTACTTCCTGAGGAGAGGGGAGTACTCGGACTACGTGGCCTTTGGCATGAGTGACTCTATGCGATCCTGCCGTTTAATTCCTCAG CACAGAGGCTCCTACAGGATGAAGATCTTCGAGAGGGAGAACTTCCAGGGCCAGAGTCACGAGCTGATGGACGACTGCGACAACATCACGGAGCGCTACCGCATGTCCGACTGCCAGTCCTGCAACGTGATGGACGGCCACTGGCTGATGTACGAGCAGCCCCACTACCGGGGCAGGATGCTGTACCTGAGTCCCGGGGAGTACCGCAACATGAGGGACGCGGGCTACAGCAGCATGAGGTTCAGCTCCGTCAGGCGTATAATGGATTCCTGTTGA
- the LOC118283025 gene encoding gamma-crystallin S-1, with protein MAQMSRTEPWRRFRHLAPLNNHCVRRGNSVVYNHVSVFQIVFFEDRDFRGKFYDCKGDSPDLHGFIHRCNSVKVEAGWWVLYERDNFTGYQYVIGPGEYNEYRHWMGFNDCVRSCRIIKNAIGPYKLKLFDRPNFDGQSLELTDNMKTVQEKWLRQEVQSCKVLAGSWVFFEHPNFCGRQYLLEKGEYRHHSEWGALKGNVGSIRRITEKGNPTSQS; from the exons ATGGCCCAGATGAGTCGGACTGAGCCGTGGCGGAGGTTTCGACACTTGGCACCGCTAAACAACCATTGTGTGCGGAGAGGCAACTCAGTGG TGTATAATCATGTCTCCGTTTTCCAGATTGTGTTTTTCGAGGACCGGGACTTCCGGGGAAAGTTCTACGACTGCAAAGGGGACTCGCCTGACCTGCACGGCTTCATCCACCGATGCAACTCGGTCAAGGTAGAGGCCGGCTGGTGGGTTCTGTACGAGCGCGACAACTTCACAGGCTACCAGTATGTCATCGGTCCCGGGGAGTACAATGAATACCGCCACTGGATGGGCTTCAACGACTGCGTCCGGTCCTGCAGGATCATCAAAAAC GCGATCGGGCCGTACAAGCTGAAGCTGTTCGACCGGCCGAACTTTGACGGCCAGTCCCTGGAGCTGACAGACAACATGAAGACGGTCCAAGAGAAGTGGCTCAGACAGGAAGTCCAGTCGTGCAAGGTCCTGGCAGGCTCCTGGGTTTTCTTCGAACACCCCAACTTCTGCGGTCGCCAGTACCTGCTGGAGAAAGGGGAGTACCGGCACCACTCCGAGTGGGGGGCCCTGAAGGGGAACGTGGGCTCCATCAGAAGGATCACGGAGAAAGGAAATCCAACAAGTCAAAGTTGA